A window of the Vigna angularis cultivar LongXiaoDou No.4 chromosome 3, ASM1680809v1, whole genome shotgun sequence genome harbors these coding sequences:
- the LOC108324998 gene encoding uncharacterized protein LOC108324998: MEWKKYYLDVALVPLGFLITIGYHVWLWNKVRTQPSSTIIGINTHGRRSWVPAMLKDIEKKNILAVQTLRNMIMGSTLMATTSILLSAGLAAVISSTYSVKKPLNDAVYGAHSEFMVALKYVTLLTIFLFSFFCHTLSIRFFNQLSILICTPQDVMSMVTPQYLTELLEKGTILSTVGNRLFYSALPLLLWIFGPVLVFLSSVAMIPVLYNLDIVCGTVKTKNDKGDDYV, encoded by the exons ATGGAATGGAAGAAATACTATTTGGATGTGGCGTTGGTACCATTGGGTTTTCTCATAACCATTGGTTATCATGTTTGGTTGTGGAATAAGGTTCGTACGCAGCCTTCTTCCACCATAATCGGAATCAATACTCATGGAAGACGCTCATGGGTCCCTGCCATGTTGAAG GATATTGAAAAGAAGAACATTTTAGCAGTTCAAACTCTTCGTAATATGATTATGGGATCGACTCTTATGGCGACAACATCGATTCTTCTCTCTGCCGGTTTGGCAGCCGTGATAAGCAGCACTTACAGTGTGAAGAAGCCTCTGAATGACGCTGTGTATGGAGCCCACAGTGAGTTTATGGTGGCACTGAAGTACGTGACACTGCTGACCATATTCTTATTCTCATTTTTCTGTCACACCCTGTCGATTAGGTTTTTCAATCAATTGAGCATCCTGATTTGCACACCACAAGATGTCATGTCCATGGTCACACCTCAATATTTGACTGAGCTTTTGGAGAAGGGAACTATTTTGAGCACTGTTGGCAACAGGCTCTTCTACTCggctcttcctcttcttctttggaTCTTTGGGCCTGTGCTCGTTTTCTTgtcttctgttgcaatgatacCTGTGCTTTACAACCTAGACATTGTTTGTGGAACTGTCAAGACCAAGAATGACAAAGGGGACGACTATGTTTGA